The Vigna angularis cultivar LongXiaoDou No.4 chromosome 6, ASM1680809v1, whole genome shotgun sequence genome contains the following window.
TATATAAGCGATGTGTTTCATTTGGCAATTTAGAAGACATCATTCTAACTGAAATAGATCTAACTTAGGTATTTGAGGCCTTtagtttttttctattttttcttttccttcgactttcatttcttcttcattaagGTCATACTATGCTCaatatacattacaaatcaatgTTTGACTTTTCTCTTGAAAGGGAGTTAAACCAAAGTAATAAcgttgaaaaaagaaaaacaacaaacttCATAAATGGAATGCAATTCAAATGTTGCCATGTTCATTACACTTCCTGCCAATCTTTGAATTtgctatattaaaatttaagtttaagttACTGCATTTCTGGCTTGTCAAGAAGCACATAATATACATTAAGAAAAAGTTGTTCCTTACTCAGAGTTGTATATCTCATGTATTAACATCAGGCTATCAAGGCAATAAATAACACTAGGTTTCATGCCAACTTGTTGCTGCAATTGTTTCTTATTCAGTTGAGAAGAACCGCCATTCACTAGTTGTCTACTGTCTCGGTGAATTTTGTCAAGAGATAAGGCAATACAACGAAACTCTTCCctgaaaattcaaattaaaatttagtcacaaaaacaaacaaaccatCCCCTACAGATCATCAATGTTCATAACCTTTATCATAAAAGCTGAACCAAAAACActtaataatttcttattttcatcaTGTACACCTAAAGACTCAAAGAAGGATAAAACAAAGACAATTACCATTTCATCAACATCGTGAAAAATAACCACTATGCATTGGTCTAATCTCTATGGTTCACTCATATAAAAGATATCATATGTAACTTGTATACATGACACAGCCTTCTCTAGTTAAACTTGATACAATGATATAATCAATCCATGTCAACAGCTGCTAGTAAAAGAGACTGGAGCTCATTTCAAAAGCCGTTCTCCAAGAAACGTTTGggcaaaagtaaaaaatatttaaaaagctGCCACACAAGTGCACCTCAATGTTGAAAACGACCTAACTAAACACACAAACGTAATTTAGTGAAAACATTTTGGTCATTCTGCATGAAGCACAAAACCACATTTAATCTTTGAAAACACTCATCAAAGAGTTGTGGTTTGTGCATTGTGGCTAGAAGAAATTAGGTCCTGTTTGGTTTGGATGATTTTTTCCATATAACttcaaggaaaagaaaataaaaaaagggaaataaaatgaaatattccATACGCTaaaagaatttgttttaacTTATCTGCATAAGAAAATGTTGGCCTATaggaaattttatttcatttttccttttaaacttTCCTCTTATTAATGTATAAGGAGAAACTTATCCGAAACACTCTTAACCAACATTTTGGTACTTATGTCATTACAAAAAAATAGGGAACAATTCCAAACAGAAAACAAGATTGCATTAgccataaaattaaattaaaatacccATCAGTTTTATATATCACTAAATATCAATAGAAACTCACAAAGTCTTTCTCATGGAAACCAAAATGTTGCTGAGCGATTCAATTTGCTTCTCCAAAAGAGCACCTCTCATGCCACTGACACAATTTAGAACACCATGATTGTTGGAATTTTGAAGCAACTACAACATTGGCAGTATCAAGGACAAATCATTAATAAATAgggtagaaaaaaataaaataaaagtatacaGTAAAAGTATAAGGCAATTCAAATAACCTGTAACCTATCGACAATATGGGAAGCGTTCCTAAACTGTGAAATTAAGCAAG
Protein-coding sequences here:
- the LOC108320972 gene encoding uncharacterized protein At5g43822, translating into MESIVKKFRSKFIKVREEINRWDELQSCLISQFRNASHIVDRLQLLQNSNNHGVLNCVSGMRGALLEKQIESLSNILVSMRKTLEEFRCIALSLDKIHRDSRQLVNGGSSQLNKKQLQQQVGMKPSVIYCLDSLMLIHEIYNSEYLLKSSVISALSEMALKPSVSDLVALQQLLVDQPNIQTEEVQFVFDMIFAEELS